A genome region from Dolichospermum compactum NIES-806 includes the following:
- the psb27 gene encoding photosystem II protein Psb27 — MLMKSYWSRLLSLVLVLVIGLVGCGGSPDSLTGDYRQDTLTVVNTLRQTLELPQDSPDKAALEAEARQKINDFSARYQRNTSVLALNSFTTMRTALNSLAGHYSSYPNRPVPEKLKKRLDAEFKQVEASLRRGA, encoded by the coding sequence ATGCTTATGAAAAGCTACTGGTCGCGTCTGCTTTCTCTAGTTTTAGTTTTAGTTATCGGTTTAGTTGGCTGTGGTGGTAGTCCAGATAGTTTAACCGGGGATTATCGTCAAGATACCTTAACTGTAGTCAATACGTTGAGACAAACCCTAGAATTACCTCAAGATTCTCCAGATAAAGCCGCACTTGAAGCAGAAGCCCGTCAAAAAATCAATGACTTTTCGGCTCGCTACCAACGGAATACTTCTGTTTTGGCTCTTAACTCTTTTACCACCATGCGAACAGCCCTCAATTCCCTTGCAGGACACTACAGTTCTTATCCTAATCGTCCCGTTCCTGAAAAGCTGAAAAAACGTCTGGATGCTGAATTTAAGCAAGTAGAAGCATCCTTAAGACGTGGTGCTTAA
- the trmB gene encoding tRNA (guanosine(46)-N7)-methyltransferase TrmB produces MSPVRVRQHVNPLASKFQTPAASPEWEKIYIQPNLPLHLDIGCARGRFVLKMAQVEPNWNFLGLEIREPLVVEANRIRDEMGLTNLHYVFANVNNSLVSLLSTLPLGSLQRVTIQFPDPWFKNRHAKRRVVQAELVTELANYLTPDGVVFLQSDIEFVAVEMCDRFHEHPAFEKLGTTTWLAQNPLPVPTEREIATQNKGEPVYRALFRKKDY; encoded by the coding sequence TTGTCACCTGTTCGAGTTCGTCAGCACGTTAACCCCCTTGCCAGTAAGTTCCAAACCCCAGCCGCTTCTCCAGAATGGGAAAAGATTTATATCCAACCAAACCTACCTCTACATTTAGATATTGGTTGTGCTAGGGGGAGATTTGTCCTGAAAATGGCACAAGTAGAACCAAATTGGAATTTTTTAGGGTTAGAAATCCGAGAACCCCTAGTAGTCGAAGCCAATAGAATCCGCGACGAAATGGGGTTAACAAACTTGCATTATGTATTTGCAAATGTGAATAATTCCCTAGTTTCCTTGTTATCAACTTTACCATTGGGAAGCTTACAAAGAGTTACAATTCAATTTCCTGATCCTTGGTTTAAAAATCGTCACGCAAAACGTCGGGTAGTCCAAGCGGAATTAGTCACAGAATTAGCGAATTATTTAACCCCTGATGGTGTTGTTTTCCTGCAATCTGATATAGAATTTGTAGCAGTGGAAATGTGCGATCGCTTTCATGAACATCCTGCATTTGAGAAGCTAGGAACAACAACATGGTTAGCCCAAAATCCTCTCCCTGTCCCCACAGAACGGGAAATAGCCACTCAAAACAAAGGTGAACCAGTATATCGAGCTTTATTTAGAAAAAAAGATTACTAA
- a CDS encoding metallophosphoesterase family protein, with product MKLNFRFAIVSDLHIALPETIWDHPSRFHLVEVSIPAFDSVLEHLTQLDLDFLLIPGDLTQHGEAANHKWLQNRLSQLPFPSYVIPGNHDVPVLIANEQSIGFADFPYFYQKFGYENPEQHYYNRQIFPGVRLIGLNSNSFDDQGQQIGRLDSQQFQWLEQQLAGIEDELVLVMIHHNVVEHLPNQSRHPMANRYMLENASELRTLLQRYGVKLVFTGHLHVQDVACADGIYDITTGSLVSYPHPYRVLEFNRDELGSESLQVVSHRVNSVPDFPNLQTLSRQWMGDRSYPFVLKLLTLPPLSLPLAQAQTLAPGLRDFWATIADGDAMLEYPHFPIHVRRYIEEYSAVNDGNPAFIDNHSTLLIG from the coding sequence ATGAAACTCAATTTTCGTTTTGCTATCGTTAGCGACTTACACATTGCACTTCCTGAAACAATTTGGGATCACCCTAGTCGCTTTCATTTGGTGGAAGTGAGTATTCCGGCTTTTGATAGTGTATTAGAACATTTAACCCAATTAGATTTAGATTTTTTGTTGATCCCTGGAGACTTAACCCAACATGGTGAAGCAGCAAATCACAAGTGGTTACAAAACAGATTATCACAGTTACCTTTTCCATCTTATGTTATTCCTGGTAATCATGATGTCCCTGTTTTAATTGCCAATGAACAATCAATTGGCTTTGCAGATTTTCCCTATTTCTACCAAAAGTTTGGTTATGAAAATCCTGAACAACATTATTATAATCGGCAGATATTTCCAGGGGTGAGGTTAATTGGTCTTAATTCTAACTCATTTGATGATCAAGGTCAGCAGATAGGACGGTTGGATAGTCAGCAATTCCAGTGGTTAGAACAGCAGTTAGCCGGGATTGAGGATGAATTGGTTTTAGTGATGATTCATCACAATGTGGTTGAACATTTACCAAATCAATCCCGTCATCCCATGGCAAATCGCTATATGTTGGAAAATGCTTCAGAACTGCGGACATTATTACAACGCTATGGGGTAAAACTAGTTTTTACCGGACATTTGCACGTTCAAGATGTGGCTTGTGCAGACGGAATTTATGATATTACCACGGGTTCTTTAGTTAGCTACCCTCATCCTTATCGAGTGTTGGAATTTAACCGGGATGAATTAGGTAGTGAATCCTTACAAGTTGTTTCTCATCGAGTTAATTCAGTACCAGATTTTCCCAATTTACAAACATTATCACGACAATGGATGGGCGATCGCTCTTATCCATTTGTCCTCAAATTATTGACTTTACCGCCTTTGAGTTTACCACTAGCACAGGCACAAACCCTAGCCCCCGGTTTACGGGACTTTTGGGCGACAATTGCCGATGGTGATGCTATGTTAGAATATCCCCACTTTCCCATTCATGTTCGTCGTTACATCGAAGAATATAGCGCAGTTAATGATGGGAATCCGGCTTTTATTGATAATCACAGTACGTTATTGATAGGGTAA
- a CDS encoding FIST signal transduction protein: MADQMQWINALSTRPSLEAAINDVVEQAMTSLTAPADLGLVFISSAFMSEYSRLLPLLAEKLSVPILIGCSAGGVIGRKETGETEEIEAEPALSLTLAHLPGVEIQPFHIVAEELPDSDSSPTAWIDLLGVSPSVVPQFILLSSPFASGTNDLLQGLDFAYPGSVVVGGQASSGSMNGRVGLFCNDKLYREGTVGIALSGNIVLDTIVAQGCRPIGEPLQVTKAERNIILELDEKVPLMVLRNLISSLSEEERTLAQHSLFVGLAMDEFRLNLHSGDFLIRNVLGVDPNGGAIAIGDRIRAGQRLQFHLRDAEASAQDLEILLQEYQSENAGQPSPVGALMFTCLGRGTGLYGKPNFDSQLFSRYVQDIPMGGFFCGGEIGPVSGRTFLHGYTSVFAICRSLISDNSYSNPI; the protein is encoded by the coding sequence ATGGCAGATCAAATGCAGTGGATAAATGCCCTATCAACCCGTCCTTCCTTAGAAGCGGCTATTAACGATGTTGTAGAACAAGCAATGACATCTTTAACAGCACCAGCGGATTTAGGGCTGGTATTCATTTCTTCTGCTTTTATGAGTGAGTATTCCCGACTTTTGCCTTTATTGGCGGAAAAACTTTCTGTACCTATATTAATTGGTTGTAGTGCTGGGGGTGTAATTGGCAGAAAAGAGACTGGAGAAACGGAAGAAATAGAAGCAGAACCAGCCCTGAGTTTAACTTTAGCCCATCTTCCCGGTGTCGAAATCCAACCTTTTCATATTGTGGCGGAAGAATTGCCAGATTCCGATAGTTCCCCGACTGCTTGGATTGATTTGCTGGGTGTATCACCTTCAGTAGTCCCTCAATTTATTCTGCTGTCGAGTCCCTTTGCTTCAGGAACGAATGATTTGTTGCAGGGGTTAGATTTTGCCTATCCAGGTTCGGTGGTTGTGGGAGGACAGGCCAGCAGCGGCTCTATGAATGGTCGTGTGGGCTTATTTTGTAATGATAAGTTATATCGGGAAGGTACGGTAGGCATCGCTTTAAGTGGCAATATTGTTTTAGATACTATTGTTGCCCAAGGGTGTCGTCCTATTGGTGAACCGTTGCAAGTCACTAAAGCGGAACGGAATATTATTTTAGAGTTGGATGAAAAAGTGCCTTTGATGGTATTGCGAAATTTAATTAGTAGTTTGAGTGAAGAAGAACGAACATTAGCACAACATTCTTTGTTTGTGGGTTTAGCAATGGATGAATTTCGGCTAAATTTACATTCGGGAGATTTTTTAATTCGCAATGTTTTAGGAGTAGATCCTAATGGTGGGGCGATCGCAATTGGCGATCGCATTCGTGCCGGACAAAGGTTACAATTTCATCTGAGGGATGCCGAAGCATCAGCCCAAGATTTAGAAATTTTACTCCAAGAATATCAAAGTGAAAATGCCGGACAACCTTCTCCCGTCGGTGCTTTGATGTTTACCTGTTTAGGACGAGGAACAGGTCTTTATGGCAAACCTAATTTCGATTCTCAACTCTTTAGCCGTTACGTCCAGGACATACCAATGGGTGGGTTTTTCTGCGGTGGTGAAATCGGTCCTGTCAGTGGCAGAACTTTCCTCCATGGTTATACTTCTGTATTTGCTATTTGTCGTTCTCTAATCAGCGATAATAGCTATAGCAATCCTATTTGA
- a CDS encoding Uma2 family endonuclease, producing MTLTINNLEKIEQILKDDDNDYQIELQEGNILIIGPSDIESSEIGAEFIYLLKLWTNPRKLGRIFDSSGGFIMPNTDLRAPDVSFVSAQRLKRTVRDFGNLVPDLVVEIKSKTDRVAKLEDKLKLFLELGAKIGILINPDELTVTVYRPDGKITLLTEDDKLTVTELFPGWEIAISELWPPVFE from the coding sequence ATGACTCTCACAATTAACAACCTAGAAAAAATAGAACAAATATTAAAAGATGATGATAACGACTATCAAATAGAACTACAAGAAGGAAATATTTTAATTATTGGTCCATCAGATATAGAATCTAGTGAAATTGGTGCTGAGTTCATATATTTGTTAAAATTATGGACTAATCCTCGTAAATTAGGGCGAATATTTGACTCCAGTGGTGGGTTTATTATGCCAAATACTGATTTACGCGCTCCCGATGTGTCTTTTGTTTCTGCCCAAAGATTAAAACGGACTGTGAGAGATTTCGGTAATTTAGTTCCTGATTTAGTGGTAGAAATTAAATCAAAAACTGATAGAGTTGCTAAATTAGAAGATAAACTTAAATTATTTTTAGAATTAGGCGCTAAGATAGGAATTTTAATCAATCCTGATGAATTAACTGTTACTGTTTATCGTCCTGATGGTAAAATTACATTATTAACAGAAGATGATAAATTAACCGTAACTGAATTATTTCCTGGTTGGGAAATTGCCATTTCTGAATTATGGCCACCTGTGTTTGAATAG
- a CDS encoding Uma2 family endonuclease, which translates to MTLTIDNLEKIQKILKDDNNDYQIELQEGNILIMGPSDIESSEIGAELIRLLGNWIKPRKLGRIFDSGGGFIMPNTDLRAPDVSFVAAARLKRTVRDFAKLVPDLVVEIKSKTDRVAKLEDKLKFFLELGAKVGILINPDELTVTVYRPDGKITLLTEDDKLTVTELFPGWEIAISELWPPVFE; encoded by the coding sequence ATGACTCTCACAATTGACAACTTAGAAAAAATACAAAAAATATTAAAAGATGATAATAACGACTATCAAATAGAACTACAAGAAGGGAATATTTTAATTATGGGTCCATCGGATATAGAATCTAGTGAAATTGGTGCTGAATTGATTAGATTATTAGGTAATTGGATCAAACCTCGTAAATTAGGGCGAATATTTGACTCCGGTGGTGGGTTTATTATGCCGAATACCGACTTACGCGCTCCCGATGTGTCCTTTGTTGCCGCCGCAAGATTAAAACGGACAGTGAGAGATTTTGCTAAATTAGTTCCTGATTTAGTGGTAGAAATTAAATCAAAAACTGATAGAGTTGCTAAATTAGAAGATAAACTTAAATTTTTTTTAGAATTAGGTGCAAAAGTGGGAATTTTAATCAATCCTGATGAATTAACTGTTACTGTTTATCGTCCTGATGGTAAAATTACATTATTAACAGAAGATGATAAATTAACCGTAACTGAATTATTTCCTGGTTGGGAAATTGCTATTTCTGAATTATGGCCTCCTGTATTTGAATAA
- a CDS encoding transposase, giving the protein MRLKNFPEVVKTILKPLPKKDYPVLDTFSFVSVWLQYVMDKSIVSMRDLFQRLNNQGIDLKISNFSKASKKRDTQVFLEIITELNNQLRKKKGKEETQALFPIDSTIITLTSKLLWSQGYHQVKLFCGLDSLTSEVGGMVIHFGQGHDHKYGQETVEAIPSKGVGIMDRGFASSERISELKQQKNKAFVLRIKNNVTLEMLENGNCKVGKDEREVEIRVVAFCDIETKSEFRLATNLLNEGEEQVSNQEIMEIYIQRWQIELLWKFLKMHLKLDRLMTKNENGIRIQIMCCLIAYLILQLIEIPQEFGKTLLDKLRYLQSYMCQEISYVHWFRKLIWIR; this is encoded by the coding sequence ATGCGCTTAAAGAATTTCCCAGAAGTGGTCAAAACAATATTGAAACCATTGCCCAAAAAAGATTATCCAGTTCTGGACACATTTTCATTTGTATCAGTGTGGTTACAGTATGTCATGGATAAAAGTATAGTGAGTATGAGAGATTTATTTCAAAGACTAAATAATCAAGGGATAGATTTAAAAATATCAAATTTTTCCAAGGCAAGTAAAAAGAGAGATACTCAAGTATTTTTGGAGATAATAACTGAATTAAACAATCAACTGAGAAAGAAAAAAGGAAAGGAAGAAACCCAAGCATTATTTCCTATAGATTCAACAATTATTACATTAACAAGTAAATTATTATGGAGTCAAGGATATCATCAAGTAAAACTATTTTGTGGGTTAGATAGTTTGACATCAGAAGTTGGTGGAATGGTGATTCATTTTGGGCAAGGACATGACCATAAATATGGACAAGAAACAGTAGAAGCAATTCCGTCAAAAGGAGTAGGGATAATGGATAGAGGATTTGCATCCTCCGAAAGAATATCTGAATTAAAACAACAAAAAAATAAAGCTTTTGTCTTAAGAATTAAAAATAATGTCACTTTAGAAATGCTAGAAAATGGTAATTGTAAAGTTGGCAAAGATGAAAGAGAAGTGGAAATTAGAGTAGTAGCATTTTGTGATATAGAAACTAAGAGTGAATTTCGTTTAGCAACAAACTTATTAAATGAAGGAGAAGAGCAAGTTAGTAATCAAGAGATTATGGAAATTTACATACAAAGATGGCAAATTGAATTGTTATGGAAATTCTTAAAAATGCACCTCAAGTTAGACAGACTTATGACAAAGAATGAGAATGGAATTAGAATTCAGATAATGTGCTGTTTAATCGCTTATTTGATATTGCAACTAATAGAAATACCGCAAGAATTTGGCAAAACTTTATTAGATAAACTCCGTTATCTTCAGTCCTATATGTGTCAGGAAATAAGTTATGTTCATTGGTTTAGAAAACTTATTTGGATAAGATGA
- a CDS encoding type II toxin-antitoxin system HicB family antitoxin yields the protein MRYTVVIEKGNSSYGAYVPDLPGCIAVAETLVEVQQMIVEAIEFHIEGLIESGLPIPQPTSIAQEVEVLI from the coding sequence ATGCGTTATACAGTAGTAATTGAAAAGGGAAACAGCAGTTATGGTGCTTATGTTCCCGACTTACCCGGTTGTATAGCTGTAGCTGAAACATTAGTAGAAGTTCAACAAATGATTGTTGAAGCAATAGAATTTCATATAGAAGGTTTAATAGAGTCAGGTTTACCAATTCCCCAACCTACAAGTATCGCCCAAGAAGTTGAAGTTTTGATTTAA